The DNA window ATTCTGAAATGTTGAAATAGGGAAGTTCAAAATAGCAAAAGATTTATGACATGCTGCTTAAAAGGAAGCAAACGTTTCTTAAAAGAATGCTCATAAGCttttcatttaaacaaaacagaaagaaaaggagaaCATACAATAGAGGATGTGTCCagtggatgaatacaagttttaatattaatattctgGGGGTATTTAAAGATGCTCCAATCATAACAAGATCTTTAGGTATATACTGCATGTGCTTTTAAGGAATATTTCAAGTGCAATATAAAGCACTGAATTTCCTGAATAAAAACACTGCTTTTTCTGCCTTTGAAAACTGCCTTTTGTTCCTAGCAATTTCTTATCAAAGCCCTATATTcctttttatttgtctttttccaGACTTAAAGTCATTACTCCGTTCAGATTAAAGAAGATGCTGTAATTTTCTTTGGGGTTACCAAGATCAAAGGGAAAATTCTCCTTGAAGTCTGTGCTACTGGAACTCTTAATGCTACACTGAAGCTCACCGAATCATTGTTCTGCTGGAAGGGGAAGAAAGGAAAATTGGCATTTGTTGGTTTACCTTTGTTTTCAAAGGCACCAGATGGGAATAATAGTAAACTTTCAGAAAGAATGATTATTAGGCTATACTTCAGCCACCTGAATGCAAAGCACAAGCCTATGAAAATGCagcgaaatgttttgtgtatcTTTTTCAGTGGTTAGGTATGTATAGGTCCTTGAATCTTATATTACAGAGGAATGATTTACTATacttaatataaatgtaatcgttttgtttttaaaactagcTGTTGCATCAAGTGAAAGGCAGTCATATAATGATAACTCCGTGTTCCAACTCACTAATGTTTATCTGTAAGAAGATACAGCTGAGTCTTTGATATTCAACCATTCATTAACTATCTGCTCAAAGCCCTTCCTGTTTTGCAGATAGCTAAATGCAAGCTATTTCGCCAAATActgataaatgttttttttttttaaaggatataCTGAGTGACATGTAGGGGTTCCTCTCAGTCATGTTCTGTAGATCCCCGCACTCCATTTTGACATGTGGATGGCACATGCTGTCCACTGGCACCTGCCCCAAAGCTGCTGGACGTCCTTGGTGACTCAGGTGACTGGAGCTTACTTTCGACCGCACCTTAATGACATCCCAGGGCATGTCCACTGAATCTGGTGAGGACCTGCCCATTGCTGGGGGCATGCAAGGAAGGCTTCTGAAATTCCCGTGAGGGCCGTACTTCAAGAGGTGCTCAAGAATCTGGTTTTCGTGCAGAGCAGTGCTATAGTTGAACTGAAAGGGGGTTTGATGTAAGTGGTACGGTCTTTTCAGGACTTGGTTTACAGACCCAGGGTGACTCGGAGATGGCTTTCGAACAACCAATGACAAAGCCTCGGTTTGGTCTTCAGGATCGTGAACATCAGTGCCCTCGTAACATTCCAAGGGTCTGGGTTTGATGGTTTTCTCAGTATTTGAAAGTTCTTGAGAACTAGTTAGGGTTTTGCTTTCAGGTTCCATGTTACCAGAAACTGAAGTCTGCCCCATGTTAGGTTGGGAAGACTGACTAAACAGCGAAGAAGTGAATTTTTTAAGTACTGAGTCTACACTCTCATTCACAGCTCTTGTAAGCTCCGATTTCAGAGCCTCCGATAGATTCCTGCCCTCTGTGTACAACATCAGGGGGTTATGGTCATTTGGCAATCTCTCGTTCTGTGTCACTTTAAAATGTTCACGATTCTTCTCAAAGTCATGGTCAGGATCCATGTGAAACTCACAGTCGGAGGTTTCTAGAAGTTCCTGGTTCTGAATGCTATTGCCATGCACTATAAAGCTGGCCTCACCTCTCTCCTCCCTGTCTTCGTGCTCTGTGTCACTCAGGTTATAGACTTGATAGAACTTCTCTTGGAGTTGCCTCAAAAGCCTCTGCATGACTTGCAGCTGCTCTTTTAGCTTATGGCACTCTTCATCCTTACTGTTGGCTCTGCTGGGTGTTGGGGCTCCACTTAGGCTGTGGTTCTGATGCTGGGGAAGCCTCTGTTTCCTCTTGTTCTCCCTGTAGGTTTCTCGCATGTCCGTGGCACTTTGGTGCCTGTCTCCTTCTCCAGGAACCCTGGCATTGGGGGACCCTGCCATGCCACGGATAATGTTCTCCACCCTGGCACGTTTGGCTTCATGGTGCTCATTTAATGGTTTGTCCCCTTCAGAGCTGGCGGTGGTAGAAGGATGGCTACCAGGAGATAGTGGCTCTATAGTGCTGTCTTTAGACGAGTTGCTGCTTCTGTCCTCCTGGCTGGAATCCACCATTGTGGAGCTAGAAACAGCAGTGGCTGGGAGATAGTACGGACTCTCATCCAGAGACCTCTTGTTCTGTATCGTCTTCCGCAGGAGCTGGGAAATGATGGATCCATTTGAGTACAGGCTCAGAGATTCATCGTACACGTTGCGTCTGAAGGAAGAGTGCACCAGTTCTCCTTTGTCGTTGTCCAGATAGTTTTCACTGGAGGTATGCATGTTCTGATCTGACATGCTGAGGTTCATGGTCAGAAGGcagttttctttaatttttttgaaTGACCTAATTTAACGAATAGGGGCCAGAATCAATGTATTTGATAATGCTGTCAAGCCGGACATTGACGTTatctgaaaaaaacacattgtgaaaTCAAACATCATATAAACAAAGATTATCAGTGAACAAAATTAGAGACCAATTGTGAAAATGTGCCACTTTTCTCATTATAGTGTAGAACATATTAGTATCTTATGAAACTGATCCATATTACAgcattttgttctcttttaCCTTTCAGAATGAATATGGTTTATAACAGAAACATTGACAAAACCTGTCATTCTAGCTCTCTTGTGCTAACCATAGAGCTACTTACAAAATGCCTTTATATGATAAACCAATTCTCAGATACACCTaacatacttttttttgttattgcttAAGGCTAAAGTCCCACTATCACCTAAACGAAAGACATCCACATTTTTCAGTGACTCTTttaagaattatatatatatttttatgattaCAGATATGATCACAGCGGATCCACAACACCGATAATGATACATAATGCAACCATGGATTTACAGTGAAGGAGTCCCATGACAGAAATCAGTCTTGGTTTTCTTCTTTAATTTTAGATGGATCTCTTTCATTAAAATCTAGTGCAATCATATATGCAAGCAAAGGACCATTGCTTCCGTGTATAAAGACAACCAATTTCATTAAACAAAGAGATCCAAGATCTTTAAACTACTGGAAAATAGTGTACTCCAATCTGCTTTCATCTTGTGTCTTAAAAGACATTTAATATGCATAATAAAAAAGAACAGGTTTATAAACAGCATAAAAGGTCTTCTTTAATTAGGATAAGAAAGAGAGAATAATATCTCTTAAAGACCACACAGAAGATCAATGTatattcttttaaaaataataaaataatcttttcaTCTTTTTATTACTTGAGAGGATaaacctgaaagaaaaaaacagtaatggtataaaaactaaaaagcaaTTTCTCTACGGACTAAAGTATGTTGGCTGAAGGGAATTATAAAAGCATAAAGTAATGCAGTGTACTTTCCCTACAGTAAGTACTCAACCGCTTCTGAGTATAAGACATGCTGAGTATTGCTTTAataacaatatgtatatataacaacACCTTATGTACAATACCAATATGTATTTCTGTAAAGCATAAAACAACACATTCATATTCACGTATAATAAATATCTAGACTTGTTTCTGAGGATGTCAAGAGAACATTTTGTCATTACTTTGGGTTGTATTAATACTTATTTAAATATTCTggagtttttatatatatatattattttacttcaACTCCATATAAAAATTGAAGAACAACAATATGTAGAAACAGCACTGGTCACATTATACGAATTATAAGATTACCTAAAACATAACCCATACTTCGTCCTGCTGTACCTGAATGATACCAGCACTCAATAAGCTGTCATTGCTACTGAACATGGCCCGTAAATCAGGGGATTACACTGGCAAAGTATTCCAAATGTTTGACTGATATATGGATGGAAATAGACAATGCCGTTCTACAATAACACTATGTATCAATTCATCTACCACCTCaagcccccccaaaaaagagaATGACAGAGCTTATACATTAAAATCAGAAATATTATTCCATGCGGTTATCACtaaacattaattttattttgtttaacaaatgacaagtcaatatttaaatatagcaCATTAATATTTCTTCtcttatattattaaaaaatattagtaTGTGGCCTACATTTCTCCTCGttgtagttttattttcctgagtttttaatttgataataataaataatataaaatatcacCACAGACTTGACTGTGGAATTTTCAATCAAacaataagaaagaaagaaagaaagaaagaaaagcgaTCTGAAGCTACATTTTTGCAGATCGCACAGGGTGAGTAGTAAACTGCCCCAAAAAACTAACATTAAATTCAAATGAAACTAAAGAGATTTTTAAAAAGGCTATAGAAGAATTTTGAAGAAACACTATCCTGATTTCATTAAAACCCATTGATATTGAtacaaaatacactttttacACATCTAGAAATGTGGTCTTTTaacaaaaagcattttattatttccattttataaCCATCTAAATATGTCAGGTATAAGCTATGTCACTGTGtccttttttcagtttttcgcTCTTTTATCAAAGgtgattgcattttatttggctacatcatttatttttgtctcttAAGGGATTGCTTCtgttatcatttatttttgagTAATATTTCTCATTAGGATATTCTAgaataacatacattttaaacatacgTGACAGATTTGTTACAACTAAAATAATGTGCATATGAAGTttataaatgcaatatattgTTAACTTCCTCTGTAGGATAATAAATTATCATTCTATTACATGCATAATGATACTGCTGTCAGTTTTGTTTATATAATTAACTTAATATGACAGTCATTAACATAAATCATGCCATAATGTTagtgtttttaaatttattCACACAAGGTTGTGCTGAcacatatttctttttttcataCAAGTATTTGTTACAGCACTAAGTTCCAGTAGTTTTCAACCAAACACACTGTGATGAAACAAACATATTGGGGTGATCAGACAAGTACAACACAACAGTGTGCATATTATTAACACTTCATAGTCACCAAAAAAATTGTGAATTGTGTCCCAGATTTGTAAGTTTTGATATTTGTGTTCTCCCTTATTAAAGGTAGTACTCGCAATCATAACAGACATCTGATATCCCATTGTCAAGCACAAGGTGTACGATATTGTGCTGTTACAAAAGAGGAAATAAATGAACTACTTTAATCATCTAATGTTAATTAGTAACTTTACTTCCTCAAAAGATCTTCTCATCACATCTAAGAATGGTCTGGATTAAACAACATgtagaaaacaaatacagacaaCCCATGCAAACGCTTCAGTGGACATTAAAACCTGCGGCAGATTGTAAAATACTGTCCGTCAATAGAGAGCTCACAACTTACCTTCAACAGGATATACATattataaaacacaacaaacaaccagacaagaaaaactaaatatttcatTCCTCAGTAATTCCATCACATTTCCCAGAATATTAACTTAATGCCATCACATAGTTATAGGCTACAAGTAGTGAATGTGTTTTGGAAAAGTTATTCACAATTCACAATTGCATTTTTATCAAATATCTAAACTTTAACCTAGTAAAGtgcattttaattgtatgtatttattttgttaggcCATTAAACAAAGCATGCCTTAATATaaccaataataacaatagtagCACCAGcagcaatataataataataataattattattataattataataattataattataatttcgcGTTCTAAATATAGCCTTCTTTAAGATACATACAGATTACATACAGATTAAAAGCATCAGTAACTACCGTCCTGTTCCTGAACATAACTATCACAGGAAACAATACAATGTGACAGGTGTACACTTTCTCTAAACTTCCTATGGTGGTGCTTTTCGTATGTAtatgtcttttttaaataaagtaaattgttTAAATGTTGCACAGAGAATGTATACTGGCAACTGGCAACTAAAGCCTTAAAACACACGTTTCcgatattttatatttgttttcaaaataaaatcaatcgTGTTTCATGTTCGGTGAAATGATCAAGTGAAATCAAAATGAATCCCTTGCGAGTTCAGGGGGTTTCTTACCTGCAGGCTGGCTCAGAGGGAAGTGATGCTCCTctgtcagtgcaggacaggTTAAAGCCGCAAAGTGTTGGTTTTTGCGCACTTGACGCTGAGAAGGCGAGTGTGAGGGGAGGTGTGGTCCCTGCAGGCAAATCACAGTTCAGATATGTTAATAATGTGAAATGGCTTTTAAAATtgggacatatatatatatatatatatatatatatatatatatatatatatatgcactctTTCAAGGATGTCACGCATTTTGATTTGTTGGCTCCATTTATGTTGCTATCTCTTCTTCTTATTCCAAGCatgcatctttccatgctcTTTTGAGCCGTCCGCAgtttctgtgtcatttttgcagTAAATGACCAGGTGTTACATCCATAAGTGaccactggtagtatgcattgatcaaatactttttctctttctcctttCAACGGCGTGCTGTTTCTTTCCAATGCACTCCATCGctttttcactcttcttttggtGTATTGCAGGTTCATTTTACGTCCTATATTGCTATAAAAACGTGCCTTAAAAGAACCAAGGCCCTCCTTCTTGTTTTTAGGGACATGATGAAGTTTAGACAGTGTCGCTTGCCCATTTAATGTCTTAACTTGGATAACATATATAATGCATCACAATATACTAATGAAACAGCAGATAACTTATTGTCTAGCTCATTTCCACAGTTCAGTCCCTCCACAAATAATGTTAGTCGACCGTGGACAAATGTATCCCACTGTAACAACAAATCACTCTTGTGGGAGTCAATGCAATTTCACTATATATGAACACAGACTTTGTAAAAGCCAATTAGCTGACAGATACGTCACagtatgtattttaaagtattaCTAGGAGGGTGGTGTTTAGCCAGGACTGAAATGTAAGGGGATGAGAAAGTGTGCCCCCCCTtgacaaaaaggaaaataaaatatctatATATCAGAAGTGGATCAATCAGAAATGAAAGGTATACTATAGTAATTAGTTAGCCTATTGTAAGCATAGGCTTAAATTGCAAATATTGAAAAGCTCTATATATATAGGATTTGTAATCAAAAATACGATTGTTGCTGACAACGATTTTAAAAGAGAAATCAACAAAGCACATTCAATATAAATGTACTAAACTAAACTGATCCGCATGTGTTGATTTATGCCATCCCGCTGTTGGTACGGCCCTGTGAACCCCTTTCCGCGGCGCACAGTGGTTTGTCCCAGCCTGCTTCCGCGCCGCCGCTCTGTGACAGCTTCTCGGTCGGGGTGTCCGTCTCGGTTTCTCCGCCACTCTCGCCGCCGCTGTCACCTTAGCCGCCATGCTGTCCCATTCCCGATGTCTCTCTCGGACTCTCGGTCGCTCTCTCTCCGCTCTCAGCCAGGTAGGCTCCGTCGAGACGAGACCCGCCACCAGGTCTCTGGGGCTGAATGTGAGAGTCAGGGTTTGGGCAGTAAGGCAGCGCCGTAGCGGGTAGGCCGCGGTAGGCCTCGACACCCCAAGGACAGAGTGACACACCGGTCCCGGGAGTGTGCAGCCGTCCCCCGATGAGCAGACGAGAGTAAAGACCATGAACTGAGGAAACGGCAATAATAATGATTCAGTCTAATCGGTTTATTCCCGTTTCACATGCCTGTCGGTGCACAATGGTTGTGCACAACACCCTGTGGTAGGATAGAGTGAGGTCATTGAGTGCATTAAAAAGTTTTATAATTGCAGAAAGCAAAACGATTGGGAGTGCATATGCTTGTGCACGTCGCCAGGTTTTAAAGATAGACTGTTTTTCAAGTTGATCTACAATAACCAGTGGACTTATGCATTGGAAAATAGCAATACATGACATTTGGGATAGATCAACGTTAAAACTGTCTATATTTGAGGAGAAGAAAAAGGCGTTGTCCATGAGTTAAGATGTAGCGGTTTTGGGTGGTATCAGTTAAAGCATTTAGATAGACAAGTTTGGAAAGGATGTCATTGTATTCTGGATCTATACATCACACAGGCAAAATATACGTGCTTCTAATAGTGTTGCACTGGCCTTTAGAGTTACTGTGCTATGATTGATGTCATAGTGTGAGAGAGGGCAGACCTTTGATGGCATGAACATTGGCACAGACATGGGAGTACCTCTTGGACAACCTAGATGCATCCTACACAATGCTTTTGCACATCATCAGCTGTGACCATCCTGCAGCCCCAATCATACCCTGTGTCAAGGCCATACCCTACCTATTGAGGGCTGCCAGTAAAAGTCTCTCCACTCCTTGATGGCATCAGCAATATTGATCTCATCCACAAACTGTCAAAACCCTGCTGTCTTGTCCAAACAAGCAAGCAAGACAGGGATCCACAAAGTGCGGGTCCAACTCCTGTTAGAAAAGTACTGTGTAGttttagaaacaaaatgggTGCTCTTTCTATACAGAAATGTTCTGCTCATGTAGACACTGCAAATGCAGCTATCAAGGTCATCTTCCTCTAAGACAATTGCTGTGGTTTCTTCTATTTTTAGTTGTATTATAACTTATTCAGGCATGCCTTTGACTATAATAAGCAATGatattttgatttaaatctttcatgcgcttaaacataaaaaaaggtTTTGCACTGATTTATCCCCCCAAAAATGGTATTGGCGTGTAGTTCAGGAATGCATGATGAATACATTCCTTAGGAGAATCTGTATGTTGTAGTATGGTCATTAAATAGGATCATTTTAGAAATTATGCTAGATCTAATTGTAACTCGTGATATCTGCTTGTTTACTTTAGTATTGTATCAAAGGTAATTTATTTCTCATTGAGAAATACCATTTCAAATAAAGACCAGATCATATTACGTTatgtatacaattaaaatgttctgGAAGAGTATCTCAAAATCATGATTAATACTGTTAAAAAGTGTAACAAtactttattttccttctttgaTTTAGATCTGTACTCTCAGCTTTTGAAGAAAGTagtgcattttaaaaatctttttgtttttccacgAGTACTGCATTACCCTATGTTCACAATACCACACAATTAATCATACATGCATATTCATGAGCATTTATATGTAAAGTGAGAGAAACAAAGATGCCCGTTCTCCCATTCATATAGAGGTTTAAGGTAACACAGCAGCTGCCTCCGTTTAAAAATAGCTTGAGGGGTGAATGCTTTGCCTTAAGATCTTTAGGTACTAGCCCCTGTACagggatttatttttaactgaagATTTCCGATGTGTCAAATTTATAAATATGGTTGCTCCCAGAACACAGAAGTAGTTTAGTttattgctgtttttcttgTGATTTACCATGATTAGATAATGTTGCTTGGGTTCGAAAAAACATTTCTTGGAAAAGAAAGATTGCTTAATACCTAAGTGTACCTTGCCCCTTTGTGTATTAGCAGTCTAGTCACCCCATGTGTTTCTATCTTCTCAAGGTGAAAGCTTTTGTTTCATTCAATAGCCATACACTGCTATTTTTTTCTTGAGCTGTGTGAATCTTTCTTTAGTGTAGATGGAAAATGTGCCTTCTGAccactttgattttttttttgtttaaagcaaggaaatgctttttttctctctgtctgttattaaaatatatattttcagccCAAGTATGAACCACAATGTTCTGTTTAGAGGCTATTTAACTTATACTGTATTTTGTCTCAGTTATACATCTTAAGTATACACTTGTGTATGTCTCAAAGAGAATTTACTTTTAATGGTTAATCTAGaagataattatatatacattattttttacgtaggcatttatttaaatttatacttcaaatcaaatcaaatgttttgaaaaccaAACAATGCAAAAATAAGAACAAGAAGCCTTTTTGCCCAGTTATATCTAGTTTGACCAATGCCATATTTTAAGTATTCTTTTGAACTGGCACACTCAGCTGCTTATTGGATGCATCACATTGGCTGATTAATTCAGTTTACAACCTTGTAATATTGCAGAAAATGCAAGATGGTATCCGAGTTAGCAGTGTACAAGGTGACTGTGTGGTTTTCATGCATTATTTCTCTCAACAGGGTAACAATGCATTGGGCAGGAGGACTGTTTCAGGTGACTGTTTTTTTCCATTATGATTTTTGTTGTTCATGGTTTGCAGGTAATCGGTTTCTGATAGAGATTTTGTATCTTATGAATATCCATAAAATTGATCAAATTCCTGATGAATGATTCATGATGAAACATATTCCAGAAGATGATAATGCTCATTGAGTACCCTGATTAAATAAAGGGCTTTTGAGAGGTTAAGCACTCTTCACAAAAGAGCCACTTTAATATACAGTAAGATATTAATAGGATAACTctatttaaataatgaactattgtTTTCAGACTGTTAATGTTACCCTTTATCTGTTGAAGGCCTTTCAGCTTGCCATCGCCTAGCTTACAAGAACAGCCATCCGTAAGTGTCTTATTTTTATGCTGTCTTCTTTTTCTGTCCTGTTTAAATACAACTGTATTTCCTTACTGATTTACTACAAATGAATCGCTCCATCTTTTATCAATTAGTGGACAGTTTGCTGACTTCAAGTCTTTTATATAGTGTTATATTTGCTTTTAAATTGTAGTAATGCAGGCTATCAGTATATTATCATACGGCTATATCTCCATAAATATAGCAATGGGAGTTTAAATGCTATATTTTAAGAGGAGCAAATTAGTTCATGAAAAATGTTTCATACATCCTGTAAAGTGTACTTGTTCTAGATTTATTTTAGCTACCTGTGGGTTACACCTAAAGTCTTTTAACCAAACTGAAATTGGAACTATTTCTGGTTAAAGAAACCTCAGACAAATGTTTCTCTGCTTCAAACTGAATTTAGAACATCAGTGTATTAATTCGCAtgaattttttagttttttgtcaaaataatgtaaaaattgCATCACAATTTGACTTGCATTTACTGCCACGTGACTTTAGTTGTACAACTTTTATGATGAAGCTAGTGTGTTTTGTGTGCCTACCCATTTTGTGGTCCATTTTTTTTATCCGCGAAACCAAGTTGTTCTTCATCGTGTTTTTATTATATAGATAGTAGAATGTGGCTtccaacaatacatttttattattatattatatttctgttggAATTGGAATTGCGTTCACAAGATTAAATTGAGAACAGAATTCACCCCAACTCTGATGTTCGAAAAGCACTTAAAATCAAGCGAAACAATAATCCACGTTATAAAAAGTGCTATTGCCCAAAATATGAATCTCATTTGCTCAGTATCTTCAGAATGCAGTGATGTATAGTGTGCAGTTAGTTATTTATGCCTTAATAATTCAGTGAATATTTTCAGAGAGTGTGACTCCAGGTCCAGCGTCTTCCATATCAGGTACTTTAAGACTTCTGCAGTCTGCAGTaagtattcatttttattccaaatgatcatttatagtttgactttttttgttgtCGTTGCTGGGAGTCCAACACGCTTGTTTTTTGTGGAACAGAGAATGAGGTTGTCACAGTGAACACTCCTGCATTTGCCGAGTCTGTTACAGAGGGAGATGTAAGGTGGGAGAAAGGTACAGTTTAGCTTTTCCTTCTGCAGTTCTGTATTATTGTGTGTACTTCTCACTATTTGTGAAATATTTGTGGTATTTCATACATTTTCGACATGTGAGGTTCTGTAATTCTAGTAATGTCTGTGGGGAGGCCCAATGCAGACCTGCAGTGAGCTATTCTTCACATACTTAGTTTAGTCTTGTTAGTGTAAAAGGtcttacattttcttattttattgtgGTAATATGTTGTTTATGCTCTATTATTactatgttattttttcttctagcTGTTGGGGACACAGTTACTGAGGATGAGGTGGTGTGTGAAATAGAGACTGATAAGGTATACTCCTTCTGAACgattaatataaacatttatttctgtCATACCGGACCTTATATCCCAATGAGTATTGCTTGAACTAGCTAAGCGAGATGTAACTTTAAAGTAACACGTTGTTAAATACTTACAGTGCAGATATTTTTCAATTCTGTTACATGTAAAATCAATTGTCGATATATCAATAAGTTAGCCTGAAATCTAACATTTA is part of the Amia ocellicauda isolate fAmiCal2 chromosome 21, fAmiCal2.hap1, whole genome shotgun sequence genome and encodes:
- the prox2 gene encoding prospero homeobox protein 2, encoding MNLSMSDQNMHTSSENYLDNDKGELVHSSFRRNVYDESLSLYSNGSIISQLLRKTIQNKRSLDESPYYLPATAVSSSTMVDSSQEDRSSNSSKDSTIEPLSPGSHPSTTASSEGDKPLNEHHEAKRARVENIIRGMAGSPNARVPGEGDRHQSATDMRETYRENKRKQRLPQHQNHSLSGAPTPSRANSKDEECHKLKEQLQVMQRLLRQLQEKFYQVYNLSDTEHEDREERGEASFIVHGNSIQNQELLETSDCEFHMDPDHDFEKNREHFKVTQNERLPNDHNPLMLYTEGRNLSEALKSELTRAVNESVDSVLKKFTSSLFSQSSQPNMGQTSVSGNMEPESKTLTSSQELSNTEKTIKPRPLECYEGTDVHDPEDQTEALSLVVRKPSPSHPGSVNQVLKRPYHLHQTPFQFNYSTALHENQILEHLLKYGPHGNFRSLPCMPPAMGRSSPDSVDMPWDVIKVRSKVSSSHLSHQGRPAALGQVPVDSMCHPHVKMECGDLQNMTERNPYMSLSIQEGLTPNHLKKAKLMFFYTRYPSSNVLKTFFPDVKFNRCITSQLIKWFSNFREFYYIQMEKFARQAIVDGVNNAKDLSISRDSELFRALNMHYNKANDFQVPDRFLEVAEITLQEFFNAISLAKDSDPSWKKAIYKVICKLDSEVPDDFKSSACL